A genomic window from Ruminiclostridium cellulolyticum H10 includes:
- a CDS encoding CDGSH iron-sulfur domain-containing protein has protein sequence MANVKVQVLDNAPIIIKGDSELLDGEGKTMEVSSELHLCRCGLSQNKPHCDGSHQEKFKSKVRAK, from the coding sequence ATGGCAAATGTAAAAGTTCAAGTACTTGATAACGCCCCAATTATTATAAAAGGAGATTCGGAGTTACTCGATGGCGAGGGTAAAACAATGGAGGTTTCTTCTGAGCTTCATTTATGCAGGTGCGGCTTATCACAAAATAAACCACATTGTGATGGTTCTCATCAGGAAAAATTTAAGAGTAAAGTTCGAGCAAAATAA
- a CDS encoding Imm64 family immunity protein — protein MGSYIGIGFVYNGMSGERVEIELKNIVNFLISHNGNINSIKFSKDEYGNVWIQDSLNNKCIDDFYSSLCNGYFGELHITCSILSVQNLNVCIRIEKAKKYFGLLLDISEEELIGVNSSENINRITEEIIEFFNELYKASVFEYAICDNEAEIQYSPEEFQSIGEAVYSIAALPEKNKKSLKIIKNSWHIDGLTAR, from the coding sequence ATGGGAAGTTATATAGGAATCGGATTTGTGTATAACGGTATGTCAGGAGAGAGAGTTGAAATAGAATTAAAAAATATTGTGAACTTTTTAATTTCGCATAATGGAAATATCAACAGCATTAAATTTAGTAAAGATGAGTATGGAAATGTATGGATACAAGATAGTCTAAATAATAAATGTATCGATGATTTCTATTCTTCTCTATGCAATGGCTACTTTGGGGAACTTCATATCACCTGCAGTATACTTAGCGTGCAAAATCTCAATGTTTGTATACGAATAGAAAAGGCAAAAAAATATTTCGGGCTATTATTAGATATAAGCGAAGAAGAATTAATAGGTGTAAATTCAAGCGAAAATATTAATAGAATAACAGAAGAAATCATTGAATTTTTTAATGAATTATATAAGGCTTCTGTTTTTGAATACGCTATTTGCGATAATGAGGCAGAAATTCAGTATTCACCAGAGGAGTTCCAATCAATTGGCGAAGCAGTCTATTCTATTGCAGCTTTGCCAGAAAAAAATAAGAAAAGTTTAAAAATTATAAAAAATAGCTGGCATATTGACGGCCTTACAGCTCGTTGA
- a CDS encoding pirin family protein — MERKIKQQVRGYKTQDGAGVNLVRVLGNGTVQEYDPILMLDSFDSTNPDDYTAGFPMHPHRGIETISYVYRGYMTHRDSLGNEDTIGDGEVQWMTAGSGILHEEKLPASERLLGVQLWLNLPAKNKMVPPAYHSIKNSEIEEIELENGKLRLLAGEFQGTKGYLSKYLPLDYYDIHLDPNASIVLNTDSERSVMVFTLLGDAYIGDALIKEKTAVKLTSGDHVKIKATDKNTQVLFISSTLLAEPVVWGGPIVMNTKEELNKAFNELKEGTFLQNKISY, encoded by the coding sequence ATGGAAAGAAAAATTAAGCAACAGGTCAGAGGCTATAAAACGCAGGATGGTGCAGGAGTAAATTTGGTTAGAGTATTAGGAAACGGAACTGTTCAGGAATACGATCCGATTTTAATGCTCGATTCCTTTGACAGCACAAACCCCGATGATTATACGGCGGGGTTTCCCATGCATCCGCACAGAGGTATCGAAACAATCAGTTATGTGTATCGTGGGTATATGACCCACCGGGATAGTTTAGGAAATGAGGACACCATTGGAGACGGAGAGGTCCAGTGGATGACGGCAGGCTCCGGCATTTTACATGAAGAAAAACTACCGGCATCCGAAAGATTGCTTGGAGTGCAGCTTTGGCTTAATCTTCCGGCAAAGAACAAAATGGTTCCTCCGGCTTATCATAGTATCAAGAACTCTGAAATTGAAGAAATTGAACTGGAGAACGGTAAACTGAGACTGCTCGCAGGTGAATTTCAAGGAACAAAAGGGTATTTAAGCAAATATTTGCCCTTGGACTATTATGATATTCACCTTGATCCTAATGCTTCTATTGTCTTGAATACTGATAGTGAGCGTTCTGTAATGGTGTTCACCCTCTTAGGGGACGCATATATCGGTGACGCATTGATAAAAGAAAAGACGGCGGTAAAGCTTACCTCTGGTGACCATGTAAAGATAAAGGCAACAGACAAAAATACCCAAGTGCTATTTATTAGTTCGACACTCCTTGCTGAACCAGTAGTTTGGGGCGGCCCGATAGTCATGAACACAAAAGAAGAATTGAATAAAGCTTTCAACGAGTTAAAAGAAGGCACTTTTTTACAGAACAAGATTTCTTACTGA
- a CDS encoding VirB4 family type IV secretion system protein — protein MGKGILNVPRVVQKDAHIQEFLDMIAPSVIKFYTDHFICGNTYRCVWALREYPTATDEQAILCHLGEKDGITLHIYTRHVTPVEEKKIISNAANKNRMRRTNANDLQQSVAAESNLQDVANIVAGMHKNKEPLLHVAVYIELLAYDLDRLKLLQTEVLTELVRSKLNVDRLILRQQQGFVCVMTSGWNVFGEQFERVLPASSTANLYPFNYSGKTDTNGFYLGRDKFGSNIIVDFNKREDDKTNANILILGNSGQGKSYLLKLILTNMREAGMNIIALDAEMEYEELTNNLGGCFIDLMSGEYIINVLEPKVWDENGNDVDTNIPSTFKCSSRLSQHISFLKDFFRTYKDFDDRQIDTIEIMLGKLYDKWGINDSSNFDILKSGNYPILSDLYELIEQEYKSFDESHRQLYTADTLREILLGLHSMCKGAESKFFNGHSNITNGDFITFGVKGLLQASKNIRNALLFNVLSYMSNELLTKGNTTASIDEFYLFLTNLTAVEYIRNFMKRVRKKDSAVILSSQNLEDFNLEGIREYTKPLFAIPTHQFLFNAGSIDSKFYIDTLQLEESEYNLIRYPQRGVCLYKCGNERYNLIVQAPEHKARLFGNAGGR, from the coding sequence ATGGGAAAAGGAATACTCAATGTCCCAAGGGTTGTTCAGAAGGATGCTCACATTCAGGAATTTCTTGATATGATTGCTCCAAGTGTTATTAAATTTTACACAGATCATTTTATCTGCGGAAACACCTACCGCTGCGTATGGGCACTCAGGGAATATCCCACAGCTACTGACGAGCAGGCTATTTTATGCCACCTTGGTGAAAAGGACGGAATTACCCTGCACATATATACCCGCCATGTAACTCCGGTCGAGGAAAAGAAAATAATATCAAATGCTGCTAATAAAAACCGTATGAGACGAACCAATGCCAATGATTTGCAGCAGTCAGTAGCAGCTGAAAGCAATCTGCAGGATGTTGCAAATATTGTGGCCGGAATGCACAAAAACAAGGAACCTCTGCTTCATGTAGCTGTATACATTGAGCTTTTAGCCTATGACCTTGACAGGCTAAAACTCCTGCAGACGGAAGTCCTGACTGAGCTTGTCCGAAGCAAGCTGAATGTTGACAGGCTCATACTTAGACAGCAGCAGGGTTTTGTTTGTGTTATGACAAGCGGATGGAATGTATTCGGAGAACAGTTCGAACGTGTGCTTCCTGCATCATCGACTGCCAATCTTTATCCCTTCAATTATTCGGGGAAAACGGATACAAACGGGTTCTATCTCGGCAGGGATAAATTCGGCAGCAATATCATTGTAGATTTCAACAAGCGTGAGGATGACAAGACCAATGCCAATATCCTTATTCTCGGAAACAGCGGTCAGGGCAAATCATATTTATTGAAGCTGATCTTAACAAATATGCGTGAAGCAGGGATGAATATCATTGCTCTTGATGCAGAAATGGAGTACGAGGAACTGACAAATAACCTCGGCGGCTGCTTCATTGACCTTATGTCCGGTGAGTACATTATCAATGTGCTGGAGCCTAAGGTATGGGATGAAAACGGAAATGATGTTGATACAAATATTCCCAGTACATTTAAATGTTCATCAAGGCTGAGCCAGCATATCAGCTTTCTCAAGGACTTTTTCCGTACATACAAGGATTTTGATGATAGGCAAATAGACACGATTGAGATTATGCTGGGCAAGCTTTATGATAAATGGGGCATTAATGACAGCAGTAATTTTGACATTCTCAAATCAGGTAACTATCCAATTCTATCCGATCTTTATGAGCTTATTGAACAGGAATACAAGAGCTTTGACGAGAGCCACCGCCAGCTATATACTGCCGATACCCTACGCGAAATCCTGCTGGGGCTCCATTCAATGTGCAAGGGTGCAGAGTCAAAATTCTTCAATGGGCACTCCAATATTACAAACGGTGACTTTATAACCTTCGGTGTAAAGGGACTTTTGCAGGCAAGCAAAAATATTCGTAATGCCCTTCTTTTTAATGTGCTTTCATATATGAGCAATGAGCTCCTCACAAAAGGAAATACTACTGCCAGCATAGACGAGTTCTATCTGTTCCTTACAAACCTGACTGCAGTGGAATATATCAGAAATTTTATGAAGCGCGTACGTAAAAAGGATTCCGCTGTAATCCTTAGCTCTCAAAATTTAGAGGACTTTAATCTGGAGGGTATCAGGGAGTATACAAAGCCTCTGTTTGCCATCCCAACACACCAATTTCTGTTCAATGCAGGCTCAATTGATTCTAAATTCTATATAGACACTCTGCAATTAGAGGAGAGTGAATATAACCTTATACGGTATCCTCAGCGAGGGGTTTGCCTATATAAATGCGGTAATGAACGATACAACCTGATAGTTCAGGCTCCTGAGCATAAGGCCAGACTGTTTGGAAATGCAGGAGGCCGCTAA
- a CDS encoding amidoligase family protein: MDMKNQRFGIEIELTGLSRKEAGQILSEYFGTQLAHNGGFYDSYSVLDSQCRRWKIVSDASIKEECKVGRPDPTYRVELVSPICQYGDIVAIQELIRKLRSAGAIANSSCGIHIHVDASPHNANTLRNITNIMASKEDLIYKSLRVNVAREHTYCKKVDEHFLEELNRKKPKTLDAVSRIWYNGEDGRNQHYHDSRYHCLNLHSVFSKGTIEFRLFNSTTHAGKIKAYIQLCLAISHQALTQRCASRTKTQSTNEKYTFRTWLLRLGLIGDEFKTARLHLLENLVGCIAWKDPAQAEQQKERLRQKKEKEAIRTDAVEQAEQNNESIEQTGAVEGPGFSMGM, translated from the coding sequence TTGGATATGAAAAATCAGCGTTTCGGAATAGAAATTGAGCTTACAGGTTTATCACGTAAGGAGGCTGGGCAGATTTTGTCTGAATATTTTGGTACACAGCTGGCACATAACGGTGGTTTCTATGACTCATATTCAGTACTCGACAGTCAGTGCCGAAGGTGGAAGATTGTGAGTGATGCAAGTATCAAAGAGGAATGCAAGGTAGGCAGACCCGATCCCACATACCGGGTTGAGCTTGTCAGCCCTATATGTCAATACGGAGACATAGTAGCAATACAGGAGCTTATCCGTAAGCTTCGCAGTGCCGGAGCCATTGCCAACTCAAGCTGTGGAATACATATTCATGTGGATGCCTCGCCTCACAATGCAAATACTCTACGAAACATAACAAATATAATGGCAAGCAAGGAGGATCTAATCTATAAATCGCTGCGGGTGAATGTGGCCAGGGAACACACTTACTGCAAAAAGGTTGATGAGCATTTTCTCGAGGAACTCAACAGAAAGAAGCCCAAAACACTTGATGCAGTTAGCCGTATCTGGTACAACGGTGAGGATGGCAGGAACCAGCATTATCATGACAGCAGATATCACTGCCTTAACCTTCATAGTGTATTTTCAAAGGGTACAATAGAATTCCGATTATTTAACAGCACAACCCATGCGGGAAAAATAAAGGCATATATACAGCTGTGCCTTGCCATTAGCCATCAGGCACTTACGCAACGCTGTGCCAGCCGTACAAAAACCCAGAGTACTAATGAAAAATATACCTTTAGGACATGGCTTTTAAGGCTTGGGCTGATAGGTGATGAATTTAAAACTGCACGTCTGCATCTGCTTGAAAATCTTGTGGGTTGCATTGCATGGAAGGATCCTGCACAGGCAGAACAGCAAAAGGAACGTCTGCGTCAGAAAAAAGAAAAGGAAGCCATACGAACAGATGCTGTGGAACAAGCAGAACAGAATAATGAGAGTATCGAACAGACCGGGGCTGTAGAAGGCCCCGGTTTTTCTATGGGTATGTAA